A DNA window from Anastrepha ludens isolate Willacy chromosome 6, idAnaLude1.1, whole genome shotgun sequence contains the following coding sequences:
- the LOC128865737 gene encoding inactive selenide, water dikinase-like protein has protein sequence MSYQVEALNSAHLELQGGGSGAELRRPFDPTAHDLEPSFRLTRFADLKGRGCKVPQEVLGKLVAALQQDYSNASDQDAQFMNMAIPRIGIGLDCSVIPLRHGGLCLVQTTDFFYPIVDDPYMMGKIACANVLSDLYAMGVTDCDNMLMLLAVSTKMTEKERDVVVPLIMRGFKDSALEAGTTVTGGQSVVNPWCTIGGVASTICQPNEYIVPDNAVVGDVLVLTKPLGTQVAVNAHQWLDQPERWNRIKLVVSEEDVRKAYHRAMNSMARLNRTAARLMHKYNAHGSTDITGFGLLGHAQTLASHQKKDVSFVIHNLPVIAKMAAVAKACGNMFQLLQGHSAETSGGLLICLPREQAAAYCKDIEKQEGYQAWIIGIVEKGNKTARIIDKPRVIEVPAKD, from the coding sequence ATGAGCTACCAAGTGGAAGCGTTAAATTCTGCTCACCTAGAATTGCAAGGAGGCGGCAGCGGTGCTGAACTTCGTCGACCTTTTGATCCCACAGCTCACGATTTGGAGCCATCCTTTCGATTGACTCGGTTTGCTGACCTGAAGGGTCGTGGTTGCAAAGTACCTCAGGAGGTTCTTGGAAAATTAGTGGCGGCTTTGCAGCAGGATTACTCGAATGCTTCGGATCAAGATGCTCAATTTATGAATATGGCAATACCGCGCATTGGTATTGGTTTGGATTGTTCAGTTATCCCACTGCGTCATGGAGGTCTTTGTTTAGTGCAGACGACTGATTTTTTCTACCCTATTGTCGACGATCCATATATGATGGGAAAAATCGCTTGTGCCAACGTACTCAGTGACTTGTATGCAATGGGAGTGACGGATTGTGATAACATGCTGATGCTACTTGCTGTCAGCACTAAAATGACGGAGAAAGAACGGGATGTGGTTGTGCCATTGATTATGCGCGGTTTTAAGGACTCTGCTTTAGAAGCCGGTACGACGGTGACTGGTGGACAAAGTGTAGTAAATCCCTGGTGCACCATTGGGGGAGTAGCTTCAACCATTTGTCAACCTAACGAGTACATTGTTCCGGATAATGCTGTTGTAGGTGATGTATTAGTTCTCACCAAACCACTTGGTACACAAGTCGCTGTAAATGCCCATCAATGGTTAGACCAACCAGAGCGATGGAACCGCATTAAACTTGTGGTTTCTGAAGAAGACGTTCGCAAAGCGTACCATCGCGCCATGAATTCAATGGCCCGACTTAACCGTACAGCCGCAAGATTGATGCACAAATATAATGCTCATGGATCTACAGACATTACTGGCTTCGGACTACTAGGACACGCACAAACACTTGCTTCGCATCAAAAGAAGGATGTCTCGTTTGTTATTCATAACCTTCCAGTAATTGCTAAGATGGCAGCAGTAGCAAAGGCATGTGGAAATATGTTCCAGTTATTACAAGGTCATTCTGCTGAAACTTCGGGTGGCCTTCTTATTTGCTTGCCCAGAGAACAAGCAGCTGCTTACTGTAAGGATATCGAAAAGCAAGAAGGGTACCAGGCTTGGATAATTGGTATTGTTGAGAAAGGCAACAAAACTGCTCGTATCATCGATAAGCCCCGAGTAATTGAAGTGCCGGCAAAAGATTAA
- the LOC128867902 gene encoding putative nuclease HARBI1 gives MDEEDYEICELFLKLCEIYTLYKKYKKTKRSKRRKVRRLNRIPGTRCYQVREFRPMNTLEPDELFSETRMSPPVYELLLKLVGSSLYKPKQRIGPEERISLVLLYLSQGVSVKSVARIYKLAEVTVRKIIQETCEVIWRLLSPDYVAEPTESQYKDIAKDFLEMWDIPNCVGAIEGKHIAIKCPAESSSFYYNYKKFYSIVLMAVCDAKYTFTAVSIGSCGCQSDGGIFHRTPFGQSLIKNTLPLPPAAPLSAESPHTLPHYFVGDDAFPLKLNIMRPYSGSKLPRVHQIFNYRLSRAHSVIENSFGILTARWRVLRTTIEFDPTNCEKIVLACIALHNFIILNDPNRWYCPENYVDRQEAGNIVHSGDWRREINNNTCLPRMWSTIRRYSEMSYHFRNRLADYFVNEGALPYQDDIDLSTVGSI, from the exons ATGGATGAAGAAGACTACGAAATTTGCgaattatttcttaaattatgtgaaatatatactttatataaaaaatacaagaaaacaaaaaggtCGAAAAGGCGTAAAGTTCGGCGATTAAATAGAATTCCGGGTACAAGATGTTATCAAGTCAGAGAGTTCCGTCCAATGAATACATTGGAGCCTGATGAATTGTTTTCAGAGACAAGGATGTCCCCGCCTGTGTATgagctgcttttaaaattagTGGGCAGTTCCTTGTATAAGCCAAAACAGCGGATTGGTCCTGAGGAAAGAATCTCTTTAGTTTTGCT ATATTTGTCACAAGGTGTATCCGTGAAGAGCGTTGCTCGGATTTATAAGTTGGCTGAAGTGACTGTGCGCAAAATAATACAGGAAACTTGTGAAGTTATCTGGCGGCTACTTTCCCCAGATTACGTTGCCGAACCTACAGAATCCCAATACAAGGATATTGCTAAGGATTTTCTGGAGATGTGGGACATTCCAAATTGTGTTGGTGCAATCGAAGGCAAACATATTGCAATCAAGTGTCCAGCCGAATCAAGTTCATTCTACTACAACTACAAAAAATTCTATAGCATCGTTCTGATGGCCGTATGTGATGCCAAGTATACATTCACTGCAGTAAGCATCGGAAGTTGTGGTTGTCAGAGTGACGgag gtattttCCATCGTACACCATTTGGACAGAGCttgataaaaaatactttgccaTTACCGCCCGCCGCGCCATTATCTGCGGAATCACCCCATACATTACCACATTATTTCGTTGGCGATGACGCCTTCCCATTGAAACTCAACATAATGCGTCCATATTCCGGTTCTAAATTACCAAGAGTCCACCAGATTTTTAATTATCGCCTTTCACGAGCACATAGTGTAATAGAGAACAGCTTTGGAATACTAACGGCGCGATGGAGAGTTCTTCGCACGACGATTGAATTCGACCCTACAAATTGCGAAAAAATAGTGCTAGCCTGCATTGCAttacacaattttataattttaaacgaTCCCAATCGTTGGTATTGCCCTGAAAATTATGTTGATCGACAAGAAGCTGGTAACATCGTTCATAGTGGGGATTGGCGacgtgaaataaataataatacttgTTTACCACGTATGTGGTCTACAATTCGAAGATACTCTGAAATGTCATATCATTTCCGAAATAGGCTTGCTGATTATTTCGTAAATGAAGGAGCTTTACCATACCAAGATGACATTGACCTTTCCACTGTAGGGTCCATATGA